A window of the Gemmatimonadaceae bacterium genome harbors these coding sequences:
- a CDS encoding MFS transporter: MKAPIAAAEGRGKLVVLMITAFMDMVGILMVVPLLPFYAKDMHQSGVMGRLLASIGMGGEGAAVSLLIATYAVVQLMSAPQWGRVSDRFGRRPAMMIGLGGSALAYIVFAYAPTLDWLFLSRIVQGAGGGTVGVIQAYVADSTKPEERAKALGWLSAATNAGVALGPVIGGAAMHFLGKSGPGLAAALMSCITMLFAFHYLTESHDTAAVHAAGKTVRKSGEAIWRVVSHSAEPSSRLIWIYAITMGSFQAQSTALALFLSWKFGVTAATIGFFFTYIGVISVITRALILGKMVDRFGEAQLSRLGMVLLACGLGGMPFAPNIPVLAIAVALVPLGTAFTFPCVTGLLSRVVASHERGLYMGVQQTFGGIARVAGPLYFGWAYDHLGQQVPFLTAAAVVLLTILLGLDMESYGQPAVEDAR, from the coding sequence ATGAAGGCACCCATCGCAGCGGCCGAGGGACGCGGCAAGCTGGTCGTCCTCATGATCACCGCCTTTATGGACATGGTGGGGATCCTGATGGTCGTTCCGCTCCTGCCGTTCTACGCCAAGGACATGCACCAGAGCGGGGTGATGGGGCGCCTGCTCGCGTCCATCGGCATGGGCGGCGAGGGGGCGGCCGTGTCGCTCCTCATTGCGACGTATGCCGTGGTGCAGTTGATGAGCGCGCCGCAGTGGGGGCGGGTGTCGGACCGGTTCGGCCGCCGGCCGGCGATGATGATTGGCCTCGGTGGCTCGGCGCTGGCGTACATCGTCTTCGCGTACGCGCCGACGCTCGACTGGCTCTTCCTCAGCCGCATCGTGCAGGGCGCGGGGGGCGGGACCGTCGGCGTCATCCAGGCGTATGTGGCCGATTCGACGAAGCCGGAAGAGCGCGCCAAGGCGCTGGGTTGGCTCTCGGCAGCGACCAACGCCGGCGTGGCGCTGGGCCCGGTGATCGGTGGCGCGGCCATGCACTTCCTCGGGAAGAGCGGTCCCGGGCTCGCCGCGGCGCTGATGTCGTGCATCACGATGCTCTTCGCCTTCCACTACCTCACCGAATCGCACGACACCGCGGCCGTGCACGCCGCCGGCAAGACGGTACGGAAGTCTGGCGAGGCCATCTGGCGCGTCGTCTCGCACAGCGCCGAACCGTCGTCGCGGCTCATCTGGATCTATGCCATCACGATGGGGTCGTTCCAGGCGCAGTCCACCGCGCTGGCCCTGTTCCTCTCCTGGAAATTCGGCGTGACGGCGGCGACGATCGGGTTCTTCTTCACGTACATCGGCGTCATCTCGGTGATCACGCGCGCGCTGATCCTCGGCAAGATGGTGGACCGATTCGGGGAGGCACAGCTGTCCCGACTGGGAATGGTGCTGCTCGCCTGCGGACTGGGCGGCATGCCCTTCGCGCCCAACATTCCGGTGCTCGCCATCGCGGTGGCGCTCGTGCCGCTGGGCACGGCCTTCACCTTCCCGTGCGTCACCGGGCTGCTGAGCCGTGTCGTCGCGTCACACGAGCGCGGCCTGTACATGGGCGTGCAGCAGACGTTCGGCGGCATTGCCCGCGTGGCGGGCCCGCTCTACTTCGGATGGGCGTACGATCACCTGGGCCAGCAGGTGCCGTTCCTCACTGCCGCGGCGGTGGTGCTCCTGACCATCCTGCTGGGACTCGACATGGAATCGTACGGGCAGCCTGCGGTCGAGGATGCCCGGTAG
- a CDS encoding CopD family protein: protein MIDGAGGWLAIALRFVAFTATTGALGAWAFHRFVLPRVPVTADAAERQGWQALAVRAATWCSIAVAVTALVRSQVPGSALPSGPDAVERLFNSITWTIALHAQAVVAGLAAIFLAMRARPQTAWPIGAEASVIALALIPPALAHAGSAHELQGVAYLVDVVHGAAAGAWVGGLALLTLLVARTRWADGGAAAAAALFAGFHPVAMVAAPTVFATGLTSAWLRMGVPEGIASSSYSGLFVAKLLLAGVVGFIGAGHSKLATRRASAIRPDTVGRSLLGECVFALIVLLVTAVLVGTPPIG, encoded by the coding sequence ATGATTGACGGCGCCGGCGGCTGGCTTGCCATCGCGCTGCGGTTCGTCGCGTTCACCGCGACCACCGGCGCACTCGGGGCGTGGGCATTCCATCGGTTCGTGCTGCCGCGAGTGCCGGTCACCGCGGACGCAGCAGAACGCCAGGGGTGGCAGGCGCTGGCCGTGCGTGCCGCGACGTGGTGCTCCATCGCGGTCGCCGTCACCGCCCTCGTGCGCTCACAGGTGCCGGGGTCGGCGCTCCCGTCCGGGCCGGATGCCGTGGAGCGCCTCTTCAACAGCATCACCTGGACGATCGCCCTCCACGCGCAGGCCGTCGTGGCCGGCCTGGCCGCAATCTTCCTCGCGATGCGCGCCCGTCCGCAAACCGCGTGGCCCATCGGAGCGGAGGCGAGCGTGATCGCGCTCGCGCTCATTCCGCCGGCGCTCGCTCATGCCGGCAGCGCGCACGAACTGCAGGGCGTCGCGTATCTCGTGGATGTCGTGCACGGCGCGGCCGCGGGAGCGTGGGTGGGCGGCTTGGCGCTCCTCACCCTACTTGTCGCGCGGACGCGTTGGGCGGACGGCGGCGCGGCGGCGGCCGCGGCGCTCTTCGCAGGCTTCCATCCCGTGGCGATGGTCGCCGCGCCAACTGTCTTTGCGACGGGGCTCACCTCCGCGTGGCTTCGCATGGGCGTTCCCGAAGGGATCGCCTCCTCGAGCTACAGCGGCCTGTTCGTCGCCAAATTGCTGCTGGCGGGCGTGGTGGGATTCATCGGCGCCGGGCATTCGAAGCTGGCGACCCGGCGCGCCAGCGCGATCCGCCCGGATACGGTGGGACGCTCCCTGCTGGGTGAGTGTGTGTTTGCCCTCATCGTGCTGCTCGTGACGGCCGTCCTGGTCGGCACGCCTCCAATCGGATAG
- a CDS encoding L-aspartate oxidase — protein MAQRIRTRFIVVGSGVAGLHTAWRASAHGEVYVLTKRTLFDSATAYAQGGIAAALGAGDSPDLHRKDTLAAGAALCDSAAVEVLTSEGPARVKELASAGARFDTDLRGRLSLGKEAAHSRHRIVHAHGDQTGAEVARTLIQRVSETPNIHVLESARVLDLIVHADRCCGVRASVMGKAVEIIADATVLAAGGCGQLFRYTTNPVVATGDGYAIAHRAGVKLADMEFVQFHPTALDTPENPLQLVSEAVRGEGAVLVNDGGSRFMVKIHRSAELAPRDVVARAIFREQQAGRSVFLDARALKGSFAKRFPGIFALCVARGIDPRRERIPVTPAAHYMMGGIVTDLAGRSSLDRLYACGEVSCTGVHGANRLASNSLLEGLVFAERVARDMGTRPHLPRLPRKTEWRVPVLRDRGAAQVAADLVRMLMWEYAGIDRTAKGLRTCVERLDELVGRLPDGATEEANMIETAQVIAMAALLRRESRGGHFRRDFPRPKHKWRGRHIEF, from the coding sequence ATGGCCCAGCGCATTCGCACCCGGTTCATCGTCGTCGGCTCCGGTGTGGCCGGACTGCACACGGCGTGGCGGGCCTCCGCGCACGGCGAAGTCTATGTCCTGACCAAGCGGACGCTGTTCGATTCCGCGACGGCCTATGCGCAGGGCGGGATTGCGGCCGCGCTGGGGGCAGGTGACTCGCCCGATCTGCACCGCAAGGATACGTTGGCGGCCGGGGCGGCGCTCTGCGACTCCGCCGCGGTCGAGGTGCTCACATCAGAGGGGCCAGCCCGGGTCAAGGAACTGGCCAGCGCCGGGGCGCGCTTTGACACGGACCTCCGTGGCCGGCTCTCGCTCGGCAAGGAAGCGGCGCATTCGCGGCATCGCATCGTGCACGCGCATGGCGACCAGACCGGGGCCGAGGTGGCGCGCACCCTCATTCAGCGCGTGAGCGAGACGCCGAACATCCACGTGCTCGAGAGCGCCCGCGTGCTGGACCTCATCGTGCATGCCGACCGCTGCTGCGGCGTGCGCGCCAGCGTGATGGGGAAGGCGGTGGAGATCATCGCCGATGCCACCGTGCTCGCCGCTGGAGGCTGTGGACAGCTCTTCCGGTACACGACCAATCCCGTAGTCGCCACCGGCGACGGGTACGCCATCGCGCATCGCGCGGGGGTGAAGCTCGCGGACATGGAGTTCGTGCAGTTCCATCCGACGGCGCTGGACACGCCGGAGAATCCGCTGCAGCTCGTTTCGGAAGCCGTGCGCGGCGAAGGGGCCGTGCTTGTCAACGATGGCGGCAGCCGCTTCATGGTCAAGATCCATCGCAGCGCCGAACTGGCCCCGCGCGACGTGGTGGCGCGCGCGATCTTCCGCGAGCAGCAGGCGGGGCGGAGCGTCTTCCTCGACGCGCGGGCATTGAAGGGCAGCTTCGCCAAGCGCTTCCCCGGGATCTTCGCCCTGTGCGTGGCGCGCGGCATCGACCCGCGCCGCGAACGGATTCCCGTCACGCCGGCCGCGCACTACATGATGGGTGGCATCGTCACCGACCTGGCCGGCCGGTCGTCGCTCGACCGCCTGTACGCCTGCGGCGAAGTCTCCTGCACCGGGGTGCATGGCGCCAACCGGCTGGCGTCGAACTCGCTCCTCGAGGGGCTCGTCTTCGCGGAACGCGTCGCGCGCGACATGGGCACGCGGCCGCACCTGCCGCGCCTGCCGCGCAAGACCGAGTGGCGCGTCCCCGTGCTGCGCGATCGCGGCGCGGCCCAGGTGGCGGCCGACCTCGTCCGCATGCTGATGTGGGAGTACGCGGGGATCGACCGCACCGCCAAGGGGCTGCGCACCTGTGTCGAGCGCCTCGATGAACTCGTCGGCCGCCTGCCGGACGGCGCCACCGAGGAAGCGAACATGATCGAGACAGCGCAGGTGATCGCGATGGCGGCGCTATTGCGGCGCGAATCACGCGGTGGCCACTTCCGCCGCGACTTCCCGCGCCCGAAACACAAGTGGCGCGGCCGCCACATCGAGTTCTAG
- a CDS encoding CopD family protein encodes MWRKLAERLPCGEAGVLAAGALTRDHPAVQILLLLGSEVIGLLYFTAILLLVGATAFHFLIWSRTALPIGPVRNATEEQMDALVVRWGTWSAAAYLLLTIPRAMGVASLLSDRFPLGSRLSALILRSEWGVGFAAAIVAGVLAWTGYLLVGKRRPIGWWLVLLSVPVLAAGAGLQGHPFDAFSTLTLAPIFDGLHAVVVGGWLGSFFYLVLAERRLQAHTASPWTDPLGAMIERYFRVSGPLGTAVLLTGLFSSSTHLTGFDDIQGSPYGRLLAGKVAIVAILFAFHEYHRRHAERQARTGERAQLVHTMRFQAGLIALVLALTALLADTTPPGVNEVRSEVFRSAPRGAADSRDVELPR; translated from the coding sequence ATGTGGCGTAAGCTAGCCGAGCGCCTGCCATGCGGCGAGGCGGGGGTGCTGGCGGCAGGCGCGCTCACCCGCGATCATCCAGCTGTGCAGATTCTCCTCTTGCTCGGCTCCGAAGTGATCGGCCTGCTGTACTTCACGGCGATCCTGCTGCTGGTGGGCGCGACGGCGTTTCACTTCCTGATCTGGAGCCGCACGGCGCTGCCGATTGGACCGGTGCGCAACGCCACCGAGGAGCAGATGGACGCCTTGGTCGTGCGCTGGGGCACGTGGAGCGCCGCCGCGTACCTGCTGCTGACGATTCCGCGGGCGATGGGCGTGGCGTCATTGCTCTCGGACCGCTTTCCGCTGGGGAGTCGTCTCTCGGCGCTGATCCTGCGATCGGAGTGGGGCGTGGGATTCGCGGCCGCGATCGTCGCGGGCGTGCTCGCCTGGACCGGTTACCTGCTGGTGGGGAAGCGGCGGCCGATCGGATGGTGGCTGGTCCTGCTCAGCGTCCCCGTGCTGGCGGCCGGCGCCGGCTTGCAGGGACATCCCTTCGACGCCTTCTCGACGCTGACGCTCGCCCCGATCTTCGACGGCCTGCATGCGGTCGTCGTTGGCGGGTGGCTGGGCTCGTTCTTCTACCTGGTGCTGGCCGAGCGCCGCCTGCAGGCACATACCGCGTCGCCGTGGACGGATCCGCTGGGTGCGATGATCGAGCGCTATTTTCGCGTGTCGGGGCCGTTGGGAACCGCGGTACTGCTGACCGGCTTGTTCAGCTCCTCGACGCACCTCACCGGCTTCGATGACATTCAGGGCTCGCCCTATGGCCGCCTGCTGGCCGGCAAGGTGGCGATCGTCGCCATCCTGTTCGCCTTTCACGAGTACCATCGGCGTCACGCCGAGCGTCAGGCGCGCACCGGCGAGCGTGCGCAGCTGGTGCACACGATGCGCTTCCAGGCGGGGCTCATTGCGCTCGTTCTGGCGCTGACGGCGCTGCTCGCGGACACGACGCCACCCGGGGTGAATGAAGTCCGCAGCGAGGTCTTCCGCAGTGCGCCGCGCGGCGCCGCCGATTCGCGGGACGTCGAACTGCCGCGTTGA
- the nadA gene encoding quinolinate synthase NadA, with the protein MSIDQPEAAATAALVEEIRALSRERRAVILAHNYERPEVQDAADFVGDSLGLSREAARTDADVIVFCGVHFMAETAAILSPAKTVLLPDLAAGCSLASTIDAAQLRQWKSEHPGAIVVSYVNTTAEVKAETDYCCTSGNAVEVINAIPADREILFLPDMFLGAHVRRVTGRANIHVWMGECHVHAGIDPENIRLQRALHPGAEFLIHPECGCATSVVEAVSAGDVDPRGVHILSTEGMIKRPGDSPSDTFIVATEVGILHRLRRAYPGKQFFAANERASCAYMKVTTLPKVRDALRHLQHRIVVPEDVASRARLAIERMVAIGAGAPTPASEGVDPGE; encoded by the coding sequence ATGTCGATCGACCAGCCCGAAGCGGCCGCCACGGCCGCGCTCGTCGAGGAGATCCGCGCGCTGTCGCGGGAACGCCGTGCCGTGATCCTGGCGCACAACTACGAGCGTCCGGAAGTGCAGGATGCCGCGGACTTCGTGGGCGACTCGCTGGGCCTGTCACGCGAGGCGGCCCGCACCGACGCGGACGTCATCGTCTTCTGCGGCGTGCACTTCATGGCCGAAACGGCGGCCATCCTCTCGCCGGCCAAGACGGTGCTGTTGCCCGACCTGGCGGCCGGCTGCTCGCTGGCGTCGACCATCGACGCGGCGCAGCTCCGCCAGTGGAAGAGCGAGCACCCCGGCGCCATCGTGGTGTCGTACGTCAACACGACGGCCGAAGTGAAGGCGGAGACCGACTACTGCTGCACGTCGGGAAACGCGGTGGAAGTGATCAACGCCATTCCCGCCGACCGCGAGATCCTGTTTCTCCCCGACATGTTTCTTGGCGCGCACGTGCGCCGCGTGACCGGGCGCGCCAACATCCACGTCTGGATGGGGGAATGCCACGTGCACGCGGGCATCGATCCGGAGAACATCCGGCTGCAGCGGGCGCTTCACCCCGGGGCCGAGTTCCTCATTCACCCGGAGTGCGGCTGCGCCACCAGCGTGGTGGAGGCGGTGTCGGCGGGCGATGTGGATCCGCGTGGCGTGCACATCCTGTCCACCGAGGGAATGATCAAGCGCCCCGGGGACAGTCCGTCCGACACCTTCATCGTGGCGACGGAGGTGGGGATCCTTCACCGCCTTCGGCGCGCCTATCCCGGCAAGCAGTTCTTCGCCGCGAACGAGCGGGCCTCCTGTGCCTACATGAAGGTGACCACGCTCCCCAAGGTGCGTGATGCGCTGCGGCACCTGCAGCATCGCATCGTGGTGCCCGAGGACGTGGCCAGCCGCGCGCGGCTGGCGATCGAGCGCATGGTCGCCATTGGCGCCGGGGCGCCGACCCCCGCGTCGGAAGGCGTGGACCCGGGCGAATGA
- the nadC gene encoding carboxylating nicotinate-nucleotide diphosphorylase has product MDAPAFAAGEPDFPLTEAQTARLVKSVLDEDQAGNDITTLATVIPTRRARAALVAREAGSLCGIPLALAAFCQCDDKVEIRVDVEDGQRVAPGTTVLFLNGRARGLLAAERSALNFLQRLSGVATLTARFVDAVRGTRARIVDTRKTTPGWRRLEKYAVRCGGGANHRETLADAVLVKDNHLAALDGDVAMAVRRSREQAPPGTFVQIECDDLAQVRAAVAAGADGVLLDNMNVAMLREAVAIAGGRVLTEASGGVTLDTVRAIAESGVDRISVGALTHSAPALNLALDFE; this is encoded by the coding sequence ATGGATGCGCCCGCGTTTGCGGCGGGCGAGCCCGACTTTCCGCTCACCGAGGCGCAGACGGCACGCCTCGTGAAAAGTGTGCTCGACGAGGACCAGGCCGGCAACGACATCACCACGCTGGCCACGGTCATCCCGACGCGCCGCGCGCGCGCCGCGCTCGTGGCGCGGGAAGCAGGATCCCTGTGCGGCATCCCGCTCGCGCTCGCCGCGTTCTGTCAGTGCGACGACAAGGTGGAGATTCGGGTGGACGTCGAGGACGGACAGCGCGTGGCGCCGGGCACGACAGTGCTCTTCCTCAACGGCCGGGCGCGCGGCCTGCTGGCCGCCGAGCGCAGCGCGCTCAACTTCCTGCAGCGGCTGTCAGGCGTCGCCACGCTCACCGCGCGCTTCGTGGACGCCGTACGCGGGACGCGCGCCCGCATCGTGGACACGCGCAAGACGACGCCGGGCTGGCGCCGGCTCGAGAAGTACGCAGTGCGCTGCGGCGGCGGCGCCAACCACCGCGAGACGCTGGCCGATGCCGTGCTGGTCAAGGACAACCACCTGGCCGCGCTCGACGGCGACGTGGCGATGGCGGTGCGCCGTTCGCGCGAGCAGGCACCGCCGGGGACGTTCGTGCAGATCGAGTGCGACGACCTCGCGCAGGTGCGCGCGGCGGTCGCCGCCGGCGCCGACGGGGTGCTGCTCGACAACATGAACGTGGCCATGCTGCGCGAGGCCGTGGCCATCGCCGGGGGACGCGTCCTGACCGAGGCGTCGGGCGGCGTGACGCTCGACACCGTGCGCGCGATCGCCGAGTCGGGCGTCGATCGCATCTCGGTGGGGGCGCTCACCCACTCCGCGCCCGCCCTGAACCTCGCGCTCGATTTCGAGTGA
- a CDS encoding thioredoxin domain-containing protein, with amino-acid sequence MPNRLALESSPYLRQHMENPVDWYPWGDEAFARARAEDKPLLLSVGYAACHWCHVMAHESFEDPATAELMNTAFVNVKVDREERPDVDSIYMRAVQALTRHGGWPMTVFLTPEGAPFFGGTYFPPEDRHGMPAFRRVLASVAEAWRTQRDEVARGAADLLRIYDDAPAAREAPVDESLLDDATRAALSQYDRVHGGFGGAPKFPPTMTLEFLLHRWARTDDTALLEVVRHTWDRMVRGGLFDQIGGGFHRYTVDGTWLVPHFEKMLYDNALLVRLGAHLWQATGDAGVRDAVDATLAWIEREMTSPDGGFYASLDADSEGHEGKFYVWSLSELQQHLGADAATLAAYWGATRAGNFEGRNILFRPRPDAEVATARGMDTATLHATVARGRAVLAAHRDRRVRPARDEKVIASWNGLMLRGVAECARVFGDARWRTLATRAAEFLSRHLVRDGRAFRAFAGGEARIMGFLEDHAALGLGFLAMYELTFEDRWLSAAREMAAAGERFFWDEQARAYFDAAADAPPLVTRPRDAFDNAMPSGTALAVDLQQRLAALDGEHPGADRAGSVLASLAESMRQVPLAFGHLLCTADADVHGPVSVVLSGVGNSAALERLRRAVATGYVPALVLASGSSSDVPLVTGKDAPTGGVVAYVCRGFSCEAPTNDPEVLVRQLAGAARA; translated from the coding sequence GTGCCCAATCGCCTCGCCCTCGAGAGCTCGCCGTATCTGCGGCAGCACATGGAGAACCCGGTCGACTGGTACCCGTGGGGCGACGAGGCCTTCGCCCGCGCCCGTGCCGAGGACAAGCCGCTGCTGCTCAGTGTCGGCTACGCCGCCTGCCACTGGTGCCACGTGATGGCGCACGAGTCGTTCGAGGATCCCGCGACGGCGGAGCTCATGAACACCGCGTTCGTGAACGTGAAGGTGGATCGCGAGGAACGGCCCGACGTCGATTCTATCTACATGCGCGCGGTGCAGGCGCTCACCCGGCATGGCGGGTGGCCGATGACGGTCTTCCTGACGCCGGAGGGGGCCCCGTTCTTCGGCGGGACATACTTTCCCCCGGAGGACCGGCACGGCATGCCGGCATTTCGGCGCGTGCTGGCGAGCGTGGCGGAGGCGTGGCGCACGCAGCGCGATGAAGTCGCGCGTGGCGCGGCAGATCTGTTGCGCATCTACGACGACGCGCCCGCCGCGCGAGAGGCGCCGGTGGACGAGAGCCTGCTCGACGACGCCACGCGCGCCGCGTTGTCCCAGTACGATCGCGTCCACGGCGGCTTCGGCGGTGCTCCGAAGTTCCCGCCCACGATGACCCTCGAGTTCCTCCTGCACCGCTGGGCGCGGACCGATGACACCGCGCTGCTGGAGGTGGTGCGGCACACGTGGGACCGCATGGTGCGCGGCGGGCTGTTCGACCAGATCGGCGGCGGATTTCACCGGTACACGGTGGACGGAACGTGGCTGGTGCCGCACTTCGAGAAAATGCTCTACGACAATGCCCTGCTCGTTCGGTTGGGGGCACATCTCTGGCAGGCGACCGGGGACGCGGGAGTGCGCGACGCGGTGGATGCCACCCTCGCGTGGATCGAACGCGAGATGACATCGCCCGACGGGGGCTTCTATGCCTCGCTCGACGCCGATTCAGAGGGGCACGAGGGGAAATTCTACGTCTGGTCGCTGTCCGAGCTGCAGCAGCATCTCGGCGCGGACGCAGCCACGCTCGCGGCATACTGGGGCGCCACGCGCGCCGGCAATTTCGAGGGGCGGAACATCCTCTTCCGGCCGCGGCCGGACGCCGAGGTCGCGACGGCGCGCGGAATGGACACCGCGACCCTTCACGCGACGGTGGCTCGCGGCCGCGCCGTGCTCGCGGCGCACCGCGACCGGCGCGTGCGCCCCGCGCGCGACGAGAAGGTCATCGCCAGCTGGAACGGCCTGATGCTGCGTGGCGTGGCGGAGTGTGCGCGCGTGTTTGGCGATGCACGATGGCGTACGCTGGCCACTCGCGCGGCGGAGTTCCTGTCCCGCCACCTCGTTCGCGACGGACGCGCCTTCCGAGCCTTCGCCGGCGGCGAAGCGCGCATCATGGGTTTTCTCGAGGATCACGCCGCGCTTGGACTCGGCTTTCTGGCGATGTATGAACTCACGTTCGAGGATCGCTGGCTCTCGGCCGCACGCGAGATGGCGGCGGCCGGCGAGCGGTTCTTCTGGGACGAACAGGCGCGAGCCTACTTCGATGCGGCGGCGGACGCCCCGCCGCTCGTCACGCGTCCGCGCGACGCATTCGACAACGCCATGCCATCGGGCACTGCGCTGGCCGTAGACCTGCAACAACGGCTGGCGGCGCTGGACGGAGAGCACCCCGGCGCCGATCGCGCCGGATCCGTGCTTGCCTCGCTCGCGGAAAGCATGCGGCAGGTTCCCTTGGCCTTCGGCCACCTGCTCTGCACCGCCGATGCCGACGTGCACGGCCCGGTGAGCGTGGTGCTCAGCGGCGTGGGCAATTCCGCCGCGCTCGAACGGCTGCGGCGCGCGGTGGCGACGGGCTACGTCCCCGCGTTGGTGCTCGCCAGCGGATCATCCAGCGACGTGCCGCTCGTGACCGGCAAGGATGCGCCCACCGGCGGCGTGGTCGCGTACGTCTGCCGCGGATTCAGCTGCGAGGCACCGACGAACGATCCCGAGGTGCTCGTCCGCCAGCTGGCGGGCGCGGCGCGCGCGTAG
- a CDS encoding glycosyltransferase family 39 protein has product MTVSSPAHRAATAEWTRALQLLAAGTVLRLLMAALVPLTNDEAYYWEWSRRLAAGYFDHPPAIAWLVALGGDSPLGVRVGSVLAGTLAGLAVLRTARRLGGDAAALWASLIFACLPLAAAGYVLATPDAPLFCALAWTLHAVVEALEAPAASRAALRWWSVAGVAIGVAMLSKYTAVLVPAAIALSCALYAPLRARFREPGPYVAVAIASVVLAPNLWWNATHEWTSFAFQFGHGLGAPKATGLGAVVTRELNLIGGQAGLTSPILFVLLVGAVWRAVRQRDDAVLRLLASVSVFVLLFFAWSATRKNVEANWPASAWLPAIILVALEAAHGVRRGWLRGGLWLGAALVVLVYVDAATLLAPRLGLRPGRDPISQAYGWDAVAGGVGEAVRIAQSARRGEPMPRHVWVAADRYQQAAQLAWGLRQSGRDSIGVFSTNLAGRANQYDLWWGFRERASPGDALVLVLDEAAPEAAAAEPAPIVALAPYFSRVDQGPPVVRSAHGLLLGRQRAWLLRDWRGGWPGHSTPSIPESR; this is encoded by the coding sequence ATGACCGTCTCCTCTCCGGCACATCGGGCGGCCACCGCCGAGTGGACGCGCGCCCTGCAGCTGCTCGCGGCCGGCACGGTGCTGCGCCTGCTGATGGCCGCGCTCGTCCCGCTCACCAACGACGAGGCGTACTACTGGGAATGGAGCCGCCGCCTGGCGGCGGGTTACTTCGATCATCCGCCGGCCATCGCCTGGCTTGTCGCCCTCGGCGGCGACTCGCCGTTGGGCGTGCGCGTCGGTTCCGTGCTGGCCGGCACGCTGGCCGGCCTCGCCGTGCTTCGTACGGCCCGGCGGCTGGGCGGAGATGCGGCCGCCCTGTGGGCATCGCTCATCTTCGCCTGTTTGCCGCTTGCCGCGGCCGGCTATGTGCTCGCGACGCCGGACGCCCCGCTCTTCTGTGCGCTGGCCTGGACGCTGCATGCCGTAGTCGAAGCGCTGGAGGCGCCGGCGGCATCGCGCGCGGCGCTGCGCTGGTGGAGCGTCGCGGGCGTCGCCATCGGCGTGGCGATGCTCTCCAAGTACACGGCGGTGCTGGTGCCGGCGGCCATCGCGCTGTCGTGCGCGCTCTACGCGCCGCTGCGGGCGCGCTTTCGTGAGCCAGGGCCATACGTTGCGGTGGCGATTGCCTCTGTGGTGCTCGCGCCGAACCTGTGGTGGAATGCCACGCATGAGTGGACTTCGTTCGCCTTCCAGTTCGGGCATGGCCTCGGCGCGCCCAAGGCGACAGGCCTCGGCGCGGTGGTGACCCGTGAGCTCAACCTGATTGGCGGTCAGGCCGGCCTCACATCACCCATCCTGTTCGTGCTGCTGGTCGGCGCCGTCTGGCGCGCCGTGCGGCAGCGCGACGATGCGGTGCTTCGCCTGCTGGCGTCGGTCAGCGTCTTCGTGCTTCTGTTCTTCGCCTGGAGCGCGACGCGAAAGAACGTGGAGGCCAACTGGCCCGCCTCGGCGTGGCTCCCCGCGATCATCCTCGTGGCGCTCGAGGCGGCCCATGGAGTGCGCCGGGGATGGCTGCGCGGCGGGCTCTGGCTGGGTGCGGCGCTCGTGGTGCTCGTCTATGTCGATGCCGCCACGTTGCTCGCGCCACGCCTCGGCCTGCGTCCGGGACGCGACCCCATAAGTCAGGCGTACGGATGGGACGCCGTCGCCGGCGGCGTTGGCGAAGCGGTGCGCATCGCGCAGTCGGCGCGACGGGGAGAGCCCATGCCGCGGCACGTCTGGGTGGCGGCCGATCGCTACCAGCAGGCGGCCCAGCTCGCATGGGGCCTGCGCCAGTCAGGTCGCGACTCCATCGGCGTCTTCTCCACCAATCTCGCCGGCCGCGCCAACCAGTACGATCTCTGGTGGGGCTTCCGCGAACGCGCGAGCCCCGGCGACGCGCTCGTGCTCGTGCTGGATGAGGCTGCCCCGGAAGCGGCGGCCGCGGAACCCGCCCCCATCGTGGCGCTCGCGCCATATTTTTCACGTGTCGATCAAGGCCCCCCCGTGGTGCGATCCGCCCACGGTCTACTGCTCGGGCGCCAGCGCGCCTGGTTGCTCCGCGACTGGCGCGGCGGCTGGCCCGGGCATTCAACGCCGTCCATACCGGAGTCCCGATGA